From a region of the Helianthus annuus cultivar XRQ/B chromosome 5, HanXRQr2.0-SUNRISE, whole genome shotgun sequence genome:
- the LOC110941441 gene encoding protein EDS1 produces MEVVKLSPTNEHIKETWILSMKAHNHEEDYVKKASMDLLIVAFKGSMEVDDFYQGDHFGETNVDDKLFPSLQRLAEGQLAKVNGLALQKFKELLNNAKFKSEVEAAIKKGKNILLTGHSFGGALASLATLWMLDQYTRILKSEIQIGCVTFGSPLVGDKTLTHAVRREKWAGHFTNFVMEHDIVPRMMLAPKTSVEKHLPTIFKFFKQKVNSLTTKKPNKLTSIFSKPRTEPAIDHDQLVDDKDRKDVEGFFENVLTNASTVASHDAFDLMEPTNSLMEKLSNDFVKISPYRPFGVYVFCTRGEGQSTTPRQQLVVENPNAALQLLFYLLQLPNEDQSVAQFAHESLTENFGYEEEVNNNGLQLENRVNLKDLNDHLLTSKSTRGDSKALFELNASAKWCLLAVEEAEKRKVKNMDQIKKSMKNYNSNVKESTTKIIEDLLGEVMEYKNKRNDGSVDYYEAFKLQNEHEDFKANVNRLEQAKIWDVIVEMVRRKDLPDEFEVWDELVELGTRFRRVYEPLDIANYYRHFKGDDTGAKYMVVRPKRYKFTQRWHQHANVTGFELVSESNFVAEVEELMNEVIKPKNKTIGQVENDLESLKNKIKGWKCDEKIAKEYVFWGESVLTKLEKKLAEAKQT; encoded by the exons ATGGAGGTAGTGAAACTAAGCCCGACTAATGAGCACATCAAAGAAACTTGGATTCTTTCCATGAAAGCTCATAACCACGAAGAAGATTATGTCAAGAAAGCATCGATGGATCTTTTGATCGTTGCATTTAAAGGGTCAATGGAGGTCGACGATTTCTACCAAGGTGATCATTTTGGCGAAACGAATGTTGATGACAAACTGTTTCCGTCTCTCCAGCGTCTCGCTGAGGGTCAACTTGCCAAAGTCAACGGACTAGCTCTTCAAAAATTTAAGGAACTTTTGAACAATGCCAAGTTTAAATCAGAG GTGGAGGCAGctataaaaaaaggaaaaaatatcTTATTGACTGGGCATTCGTTTGGAGGTGCACTAGCAAGTCTTGCCACACTTTGGATGCTTGATCAATACACAAGGATACTAAAAAGCGAAATTCAAATCGGTTGTGTAACTTTCGGGTCTCCGCTAGTAGGTGACAAGACCCTCACCCACGCGGTCAGGAGGGAAAAATGGGCGGGTCATTTTACCAATTTTGTTATGGAGCATGACATTGTTCCTCGAATGATGCTAGCTCCAAAAACATCCGTCGAAAAACATCTACCCACAATCTTCAAATTCTTCAAACAAAAAGTCAATTCCCTAACTACTAAAAAACCTAACAAACTAACCAGTATTTTCAGCAAACCAAGAACTGAACCAGCCATTGATCATGATCAATTGGTCGATGATAAAGATCGTAAAGACGTTGAAGGTTTTTTTGAAAATGTGTTGACAAATGCATCAACTGTTGCAAGTCATGATGCATTTGATCTTATGGAACCTACAAACTCTCTAATGGAGAAGTTATCTAATGACTTTGTAAAAATCAGTCCTTACAGGCCTTTCGGTGTTTATGTCTTCTGCACTCGAGGCGAGGGTCAATCTACTACACCTAGACAACAACTGGTTGTAGAGAACCCGAATGCTGCTCTACAGTTATTGTTTTATTTGTTGCAGTTACCCAATGAAGACCAAAGTGTAGCTCAATTTGCTCATGAAAGTTTAACCGAAAATTTTGGTTATGAAGAAGAAGTGAACAATAACGGATTGCAGTTGGAAAACCGGGTTAATCTGAAAGACCTTAATGATCACCTATTGACATCTAAGAGTACTCGTGGTGATTCGAAAGCGCTGTTTGAACTG AATGCAAGTGCGAAATGGTGTTTGTTAGCAGTGGAAGAGGCCGAAAAGAGGAAGGTAAAAAACATGGATCAGATTAAAAAATCCATGAAAAATTACAACTCAAACGTAAAAGAATCGACAACAAAGATCATTGAAGATTTGTTAGGTGAGGTCATGGAGTACAAAAACAAACGTAATGATGGAAGCGTTGATTACTATGAAGCTTTCAAGCTCCAAAACGAGCATGAGGACTTTAAAGCTAACGTGAACCGTTTAGAGCAAGCTAAGATATGGGATGTGATTGTTGAAATGGTGAGGCGAAAGGATTTACCTGATGAATTTGAAGTGTGGGATGAGTTAGTGGAATTAGGGACTCGATTCAGAAGGGTTTATGAGCCGTTGGATATTGCAAATTATTATCGGCACTTCAAAGGTGATGATACGGGAGCCAAGTATATGGTAGTGAGACCAAAGAGGTATAAATTTACACAAAGATGGCATCAACATGCAAATGTGACCGGGTTTGAGTTGGTTTCTGAGAGTAACTTTGTCGCAGAGGTTGAGGAACTTATGAATGAGGTCATAAAACCGAAGAACAAGACAATTGGGCAGGTTGAGAATGATTTAGAGAGCTTAAAGAATAAGATTAAGGGATGGAAATGTGATGAGAAAATAGCTAAAGAATATGTGTTTTGGGGAGAATCTGTTCTCACCAAATTGGAGAAAAAACTCGCGGAAGCTAAGCAGACTTGA